One Thalassotalea sediminis DNA segment encodes these proteins:
- a CDS encoding glycosyltransferase family 4 protein, which translates to MRILYFHQHFSTPKGATGIRSYEMARKLTAQGHQVTMVCGSYSGGNTGLTMPFVNGQRRGTVDNIDIIEFEIDYANAQSLLKRTLVFAKFAYKSIKIALKHDYDLAFATTTPLTAALPGLAARWLKRKTFIFEVRDLWPELPKAMGVITNPLVLFAMSSLERLAYRSAHGHIGLSPGIVTGIKQHIAQDKNIALIPNGCDLDIFAQSLDEWQPEGINSDDFVAVFSGTHGQANGLHAIINAAEMTLKQAPQIKFLLVGQGKLKPELMRLANDKKLSNIIFLAPINKALLAKLFNRADVGLQVLANIPAFYHGTSPNKFFDYIAAGLPVINNYPGWLAEAITEHQCGIAVEPDNTPALVDALIKLSTQESLCKQMGKNARKLAKQQFSRQQLAQQFVDYIEQVHANND; encoded by the coding sequence ATGAGAATCCTCTACTTTCATCAACACTTTTCTACTCCAAAAGGCGCTACGGGAATTCGCTCCTATGAAATGGCTAGAAAACTGACAGCACAAGGCCATCAAGTTACCATGGTTTGTGGGTCATACAGTGGCGGCAATACTGGGCTGACCATGCCATTTGTTAATGGTCAGCGACGAGGAACCGTTGATAATATCGATATTATCGAATTTGAAATTGACTATGCTAACGCGCAATCATTGCTAAAGCGGACGTTGGTGTTTGCTAAATTTGCCTACAAATCAATAAAAATAGCGTTAAAGCATGATTATGATTTAGCATTTGCCACCACCACACCGCTCACCGCAGCGTTGCCTGGGCTTGCGGCGCGTTGGCTAAAACGTAAAACCTTCATTTTCGAAGTGCGTGATCTCTGGCCGGAATTACCCAAAGCCATGGGAGTGATCACTAACCCTTTAGTTTTGTTTGCCATGTCCAGTTTAGAACGTTTAGCCTATCGATCCGCACATGGCCATATAGGGTTATCGCCAGGTATTGTAACGGGTATAAAACAACATATTGCTCAGGACAAAAATATCGCATTAATTCCAAACGGTTGTGATCTCGATATCTTTGCACAGAGTCTAGATGAGTGGCAACCTGAGGGCATTAATAGCGATGATTTTGTCGCAGTGTTTTCAGGAACGCACGGCCAAGCAAATGGCTTGCATGCCATCATAAACGCCGCAGAAATGACACTTAAACAGGCACCACAAATTAAGTTTCTATTGGTTGGCCAAGGAAAGTTAAAGCCCGAATTAATGAGACTTGCCAACGACAAAAAGCTGTCTAATATCATTTTTTTAGCGCCAATTAACAAGGCATTATTAGCGAAACTATTCAATCGTGCTGATGTTGGTTTACAAGTGTTAGCGAACATTCCAGCCTTTTATCATGGTACTTCGCCCAATAAATTTTTTGACTATATCGCTGCGGGCCTTCCCGTAATCAACAACTACCCTGGTTGGCTTGCGGAAGCTATTACTGAACATCAATGCGGAATAGCGGTCGAGCCTGATAATACACCTGCGTTAGTCGATGCTTTAATAAAGCTATCAACACAAGAGTCCTTATGCAAACAAATGGGGAAAAATGCCCGTAAGTTAGCAAAGCAGCAGTTTTCTCGTCAACAACTCGCTCAGCAATTTGTTGACTATATTGAACAGGTGCACGCCAACAATGATTAA
- a CDS encoding heparinase II/III domain-containing protein, whose protein sequence is MLSKLVTYYRLGITNVLAVAFYRVKVKIGYFEKIMPIDKQSYPDRFFTTMNNDNGNENIRTVDTKAFGWMPVDVKQDIDWLTSIINHHHITNNRRHWSRISDFALAIGDIKGVWELSRFTWLFSLTLQYLKTGKQAYLQRLNLHLNQWLESNPVNQGVNWKCGQEASIRVMHLAATAHLLHQDKELSSSLKLLLTAHLQRIAPTVSYAIAQDNNHGTSEAAALYIGSAVLLQQPACDNKAQLLTWLNLGRKTFENRCKKLIEEDGCFSQHSSNYHRLMLDCASLTEFFRDKYQLSAFSDAWYQALKHATLWLDSITDPSTGQTPILGLNDGAQLLPVTPCDYLDFRPSVQWAYQLFLKKTRYQQGDFQQLAQLFHNSEPLKVNEPTLHALNSDYQHLKRGHWRAFLSTPTAKFRPTQCDALHIDLWCGSDNIFIGTGTYSYNCHPKWQDYFPSTRAQNTVMFDEDEQMKKISRFLYADWIKVYVIERQSHTLSAKYNSKAHQHCRQVSLKDKQAIIIDTVNSFTKQACLRWHLSPSNWQLSGQTISNKYYKITLSSTVKINKLSLVEGWYSRYYLKKEPITVIELIIDRPGIITTTVSKVV, encoded by the coding sequence ATGTTAAGTAAGCTTGTCACCTATTATCGTCTTGGCATAACCAATGTTTTGGCGGTAGCGTTTTATCGCGTAAAGGTAAAAATAGGCTATTTCGAAAAAATAATGCCCATTGATAAGCAAAGCTATCCAGACAGGTTCTTTACCACAATGAATAACGATAACGGTAACGAGAACATACGTACGGTTGACACTAAAGCATTTGGTTGGATGCCTGTTGACGTTAAACAAGATATCGATTGGCTAACCTCGATAATTAATCACCACCATATTACTAATAATCGTCGACATTGGAGTCGTATAAGTGATTTTGCATTAGCCATAGGTGATATTAAAGGTGTCTGGGAACTTTCAAGGTTTACGTGGTTGTTTTCGTTAACCTTGCAATACCTAAAAACAGGCAAACAAGCTTACCTGCAGCGGCTAAACTTACACTTAAATCAATGGTTAGAAAGTAATCCGGTCAATCAAGGCGTTAACTGGAAATGTGGCCAAGAAGCATCTATTCGCGTTATGCATTTAGCCGCCACCGCGCACCTTTTGCACCAAGATAAAGAACTGAGCTCGTCGCTTAAGCTTTTACTCACCGCACATTTACAGCGCATCGCGCCAACGGTTAGCTACGCAATTGCACAAGATAATAACCACGGCACCAGTGAAGCTGCCGCGCTTTACATTGGCAGTGCAGTACTGCTGCAACAACCCGCTTGTGATAACAAAGCGCAATTATTAACGTGGTTGAACTTGGGGCGGAAAACATTTGAAAATCGCTGCAAAAAGCTAATTGAAGAAGACGGCTGTTTTAGTCAACATTCCAGCAATTACCATCGGTTAATGTTAGATTGCGCCTCGCTCACTGAGTTTTTTAGGGATAAATATCAACTATCCGCATTCTCTGATGCTTGGTATCAAGCATTAAAACATGCAACGCTATGGCTAGACAGCATTACAGATCCTAGTACAGGGCAAACACCCATTTTAGGTCTTAATGATGGTGCCCAACTGCTACCAGTAACACCATGTGACTATCTCGACTTTAGACCCAGTGTGCAATGGGCGTATCAGCTGTTTTTAAAAAAAACGCGTTATCAACAAGGTGACTTTCAGCAGCTTGCTCAACTGTTCCATAATAGCGAGCCCCTAAAAGTTAATGAGCCAACACTCCATGCGCTCAACAGTGACTATCAACACTTGAAGAGAGGGCATTGGCGGGCATTTTTATCAACACCAACAGCAAAATTTCGTCCGACTCAATGTGACGCATTGCATATCGATTTATGGTGTGGCTCTGACAATATTTTTATTGGAACCGGCACCTATAGTTACAACTGTCATCCAAAATGGCAGGACTATTTTCCAAGCACACGCGCACAAAATACCGTGATGTTCGACGAAGATGAGCAAATGAAAAAAATCTCACGGTTTTTATACGCTGATTGGATCAAAGTTTATGTTATAGAACGACAAAGTCATACCCTATCAGCAAAATATAATAGTAAAGCACACCAACATTGTCGACAAGTCAGTCTAAAAGACAAACAAGCTATCATCATTGATACCGTAAACAGTTTTACCAAGCAAGCTTGCCTACGTTGGCACCTCTCACCAAGCAATTGGCAGTTAAGCGGCCAAACAATTTCAAACAAATACTATAAAATAACGCTAAGCAGCACCGTTAAAATTAACAAACTATCACTTGTTGAAGGGTGGTACTCACGTTACTATTTAAAAAAAGAACCCATTACTGTTATTGAATTGATCATCGATAGACCGGGAATAATCACTACCACCGTAAGCAAAGTTGTATGA